In the Scyliorhinus torazame isolate Kashiwa2021f chromosome 4, sScyTor2.1, whole genome shotgun sequence genome, one interval contains:
- the LOC140411343 gene encoding probable G-protein coupled receptor 139, whose product MSSTPCPPWLRALRPWSGRLKEFMNRQVRQVQESWLDLLSYDPIVSHTYYLANASCLVSGIGNIFCNSTLFSFLCVTVNLVSILILSRGKCSLSTCTTRYLVAMATADLLVIITEVILNRINNYYFPLNFLKITTVCSVRYVLLRIAIDCSVWFTVAFTFDRFVVICCQKLKSKYCTKRTAAVVLAIIGILFTVKNIPIYFRFKPRWIIDNVPWMCSNKRSYFTDPVWIGFRKFEKVLTPLIPFALILLLNVLTVRHILVTSRVRVQLRGQSVGDNHSDPEMESRRKSMILLFSISGSFILLWFVYVLYFFDVNDFLDDDSFYIFENVAYMLRNLSCCTNTLIYVLTQSNFREQLKSMLKYPVISIIKLINKQHI is encoded by the exons ATGAGTTCCACTCCCTgccctccatggctgcgagcattgcGACCTTGGTCTGGGCGCCTCAAAGAGTTCATGAACCGCCAAGTGCGCCAAG TGCAAGAGTCATGGTTGGATTTATTGAGCTATGACCCAATTGTAAGCCACACATATTATCTGGCTAATGCTTCCTGCCTGGTCTCAGGAATAGGCAATATTTTCTGTAATTCcactctcttttcctttttatgtGTTACAGTGAATTTGGTGTCAATTTTGATTCTTTCCCGTGGAAAGTGCagcctctccacctgcaccacaCGCTACTTGGTGGCTATGGCAACAGCGGatcttctggtcattatcactgaggTCATACTGAACCGAATCAATAATTATTATTTCCCATTGAATTTCCTAAAAATCACCACTGTGTGTAGTGTTCGCTACGTCCTGCTCCGTATAGCcatagactgttctgtctggttcactgtcgctttcacttttgatcgatttgtcgtcatttgttgtcagaagctgaaatctaaatattgcaccaagaGAACTGCAGCTGTGGTCCTAGCAATTATCGGCATTCTGTTCACTGTGAAAAACATCCCCATATACTTTCGATTTAAACCGAGATGGATTATCGACAATGTACCATGGATGTGTTCAAATAAGCGGAGCTATTTTACTGACCCTGTTTGGATTGGATTCAGAAAATTTGAAAAAGTTCTAACGCCACTGATACCATTCGCTTTAATTTTGCTGCTGAACgtactgacagtcagacacattttggtgACCAGCCGGGTCCGTGTGCAACTGAGAGGTCAGAGCGTGGGGGATAATCAcagtgacccggagatggagagcagaaggaagtcgatgattttactcttctccatatccggcagcttcatcctcctgtggtttgtttatgttttgtatttCTTTGATGTGAATGACTTCTTAGATGATGATTCATTTTACATCTTTGAAAATGTTGCCTATATGCTGAGGaacttaagttgctgcacaaacaccctGATTTATGTCCTGACTCAGTCTAACTTCAGAGAGCAATTGAAGAGCATGCTGAAATACCCAGttatatcaattattaaattaattaataaacaACACATCTGA